In the genome of Sphingomonas alpina, the window GGGCGGCAGAAAATCGAAATGGTCAGCACCCGCGACGTCGTGGAATTCCGGCGCGCCAGGCAAGGCGTCACGCACCGGCTCGGCATACCAGGGCGCTGGAAGGACCCGATCGGCCCCGGCCTGCCACAACTGCACGGGCCGGGTCACCCCGACAAGGCCGCGCCGTGTGAAAGTGAAGCCAAGCGCGGGGGCCGCTGCGACAATCGCCTTGATGCGCGTGTCATGAATCCAGCGTGCGCTTTCGGCCCTGGCTGGGTGCGCCGCCATCAACTTGCAGTCGTAGAATGCCGGATGCAGCCGGCAATGCTCGGCCACGCGCGTCAGATCGGGCGTGCCACCCGCTGCGATCAGCACAGTAAAGGCGCCGGCCGAGAAGCCGAACGCGCCGATGCGTTTCGGGTCGATTGCGGCGCGGCCCTCCCAGGTATCGAGCATATAATCGATCAGCACGGAAAGCTGGCGTGAGCGACCGGCCATGTCGGTGGTCCGGCTGCGGTCGCGCCAATTGTCGCCGCCATGGGTCAACGCAGCGACAATGAACCCGGCCCGCGCCAAGGCTTCCGCCATATCGTGATGACTGCGAAAGTCACCGCCAGTGCCGTGCGAAATAACCACCAGCGGACGCAGCCGCGCCGATAGGTCGCGTGGTGCCCAGATACCGGCCTCGATTGCGGGCGCGGTACCATCGGGCAGGACGTAGCGGGCGAAGGAGATCGTATCGGACGCCGCTGCTACCGGCGGCGGAGCCTGAGGCGTTCGAGCCGATACGGCGTCGGGCGTCGGGGACGCGGACAACATGGCAAGTGCGACGATCAGGGGCGGGATGGGCATCGGGGGATTTTCTCCGGAGTGACGGGACTGGCGGGTGGTGACCCCGCGCCCGCCCGTCGGCCAGCGCGTCTGCGCGAACCGGCGAACGGGTTCGCGATCGGGCGAACGGTCGCTGGCCTCCGCTTCTGTTGCCATCTTCCGGCTGTGCATCATCGCGTCCCGGTCTAGAGTCCGGTGATGGACTCGGCGGGCACATGGCAAAAGAGCTGGCACAAGGTAGCGACGGGCGTTGCCGTATCGACCCTGCTGGGCGTGGCGCTGGGCGCGATCGGGCCGTTCGGCAGCTATTTCAACGCCATCCTGCCGGTCCGAATCGCTTATTGGGTCGCCTGTCTGTGGATCGGCTGGCTGGCGTTCGGCATCGGCGTGCCGTTCCTGTCGGCCTGGGCCGGTCGCCGCGCCCTCCCTGTCTGGCTATGGGCGCCGCCCGCCATCGCCATCCTTGCCGTCCTGCCCGCCATGGCCAGCCGGATACTCGCCCTCCGGCTCTGGCCGATGATCGCGCGCGTAAGCTGGTTGGAATGGTATGGCCAGTGCCTGCTGCTCAGCGCGCTGGTCACCCTCGGCATGCTGTGGCGGACGCGGCCCCTGGAACGCGGCGCGATACCCGGCACACCCCCCGATATCGAACCCGATCCGGCCTCGGCCGATCCGCGCGATCGCCTGCCCGCGCATCTGGGCCGTGACATAAGGTGCCTGCAGATGGAGGACCATTATGTCCGGGTACACACCGCGCATGGCTCGGCACTGGTGCTGATGTCGCTCTCCCAGGCGATCACCGGGTTGAAGGATGTCGAGGGCGTGCAGACGCACCGGTCATGGTGGGTCGCGCGATCGGCCATCACCGGCATGGTCGAGGACGGGCGGAACCTGCGGCTCAGACTGGACGGCGGCCTGGAGGCGCCGGTGTCGCGCGCGCGGGTCGGCCTGTTGCGCGACGCCGGCTGGCTTGCGTCCGCCGCCGTCTGACCATGGCCCCCCGCGATCCCATGCGGGTGCCGCTGGCGCCACTGCATCGCCGCGGATATGATCCTCCCCGGGGCAATCGGGTTGCGGGGAAGGATCGTCATGGACGGATCGCACAGAGTGCGGACATCGCTGTGCGATCAATAGGCTTGAGCCTCGCCATGCCCCGCGCGATCGGCAAGCGCATCACCAGTCCCCGCTTCTCCGATCCGGCACTGGCATTCCATTGGCCGGCCGCCATCGCCTTTGCCGCCCTCTGCTTCGCGGTCAGCTATCCGGGACGGCTCAACCAGGACTCGCTCTACGCGGTCATCACGATGACCGCGCGCGGCGAGCTCGGCAACTGGCACTCGCCGACGCTCGGCTGGCTGTGGAGCCTGCCCGGCGGGCTGCTCGGGCAACCGGCCGGCGCGCTGCTGGTCCAGTCGCTGCTGCTCGGCCTCTTCGCCGGCTTCCTGCCGCGCGTACCGCCCACGCCCCGGGGCCGGCTGACGCTCGCGCTCGAGCTGCTGCTGCGCGTGGTGCTGGCGGGGAGCTTCGGCTCGATCGGCAAGGATGTCGCCACCCTCGGCGCGCTGCTGATCCTCGTCCAGCTACTTCGCCATGCCTTGCATACCCGGCTCAGCTATGTGCCTGCCGCCGCACTCGCGATACTGGTCATGCTCGTACTGCTGATCAAATCGCCCAACTTCCTGACCTTCGTGCTCGGTATTGCTCTGCTGCTGCCCTTTTTCCTGCACTCGTTCAGACTCTATGCCACCATCGTCACGACGACCCTGCTGCTTGGAGCACTCGCCGTGCCGCTGAACCGCGCGGTCGATGCCCATCTGTTCGGCGCGAAGGACATGCATCCCGACAAACAGCTGGTGATCTTCGACCTTGCGGCGATCTCGCTGCGCACTGGGGCGAACGCCTTCGCCAAGGTACCCGGCTGGCCGACGGCGCAGCTGCCGCCGGTCGCAAGCTGCTTCCTGCCCAATATGTGGGATCCGTTCGCGCCCTGGGGACCCTGTTCCGGCTATTCCGCCGCCTATGATCGGCTCGACGCGCCGCTCAAGCGCCGCTGGGCGCTTGAAATCCTCACCCACCCGCTCGCCTATGCCGGGCACCGGCTGAGCTATGCGGGATATCTGGTGCGCTCGCAGGACCATGCGAGCTGGGGCATCGCCGGCGACGCGGTCAATGATGCGGCCTCGGCAACGGCATTGGCGGAACGGCGCGAGATGATGGCGCGGCTCCATGCCAACCGCCCGGTCCAGCTCTGGCGGGCGGGCCCCGCGACCGCAGCGTTCCAATGGCTGGAGGTGCATCTGCTGCGCTATCCGAAAATACAATCGGTCGCGCTGGTCGGTTCACTGGCGATATTGCTGTTCGGCTGGCTGCGGAGGCGCACGGACGTCAGGCTCGGCGCGCTACTCCCGGCGGCGATCGGCCTGGGCAATTTCGGCATGCTGCTGGTGTTCGGCGTCGCGGATCCGGCACGCTATCTGCTGCCGACGGTGTGCCTGTTCTATGTCGCGCTGCTTGCGCAGCTTGCGCCGGGATATGAGCGGAAGGGAGTGTGATCATGTTCAATGCGCTGCTTGTCCTGATCACGACCGCCCAAGCTGCACCGGTGCCGCAACCAGCCCCGCCGGCACCGGAGATATACACCAATCTGGTCAGTCGAGAGAATTATCGCCGACGGCTGCTCCACGACTGCATGTCGCCGTCGGGCGCAACGCTCGTCGCGGACGACTGGGTGCGCGATCGATGGCTCAACTCCCCCGATGCCCAGCGCCGCCGGGCAATGCAGCGCGAACTCGCTGATGGCGCCGCGACCGAACCACTCGACCTGGCGCGGCTCGAGCGGGCAATCACGGAAGAGGCGCGGGAGGATGCCCGGCGGGCCACCGCACGCGCCGAGCGGAAGATCGCACTCCTCCGCAGCCTCTCGCTCGCCGACCAGGCGATCCTCGCGCGCCGATTCGGCTATGTGCCAAAGAAACCGGGGCCGTCTTGCGAATTGCCGACCGGCGCCGACGCGGTCGACCGAGATCCGCCCAAGGATACCGCACACTGATTTCCTGTGATCCCGGGCGCCAATGGCGGTTTACTTAGCCGCCGGACTCGTCTGCTATTGCCGGACAGGAAACAGGGAGCGTGCGGGATGACGACGGGGTTGCGGAACGGAACATGGCGGCGCGTGCGCCTGGCGGCGCTGCTCATGCTGGCCAGCACCGGTGCCTGGCCAGTGGCCGCCGCCGATCCGCCGCCCTTCGCCATGAACGAGGAAGTGCGTACCGAGGTGCGCGCGATGCGCGGGATCGCGCTGGCGCCCGACGGCCGCAGCGTGCTCGCCGCGATCACCGAGACCACCGCGAACGGCGGCTTGCCGCATCTCTGGCTGCTTGCGCCCGGCGCAGCGCCGCGCCAGCTGACCTTCCGCACCGGCGAACGCGGCGAAAGCGAGGGGCGCTTCCTGCCCGATGGATCGATCTTGTTCCTGGCGACACGCGACGGTGCCCGCGCGCTCTACCGCTTGCCGACCGCCGGCGGCGAGCCCGACCAGTTTAAGCTCGGCAAGGCCGGCACGGCCCTGACCGCGCGCTGGAACGGCGCGGCAATGAAGGACGCGCTGCCCGTCTCCGGCTATGCCGTATCGCCCGATGGCCGCACCATTGCGCTATGGGCCGAGGATCCGGAAACGGCGGAAGTGAAGGCGCGGCGCGAGCGCAAGGATGATGGCTATGCCCATGACATTCCCGACCACCGCACGCATCTCTATCTGGTCGACACCGCGACCGGTGCGGCGCGCGCGGTGCCGGTCGGTGGCGTGTTCAGCACGGTCGACTGGTCGTTCGACGGCGCCGATCTGGTCGTCGCGACCGATCCTGATTCCGACGAGACCGGGCCGGATGCACGCTTCTGGCGGATCGATCCGGCCACGCTGGCGGTGTCGCCGATCGATGTGCCGCGTACCGCAAAGGGCGTTGCCTTCCTCCCCGGCCGGAACCGGCTGGTCTATACCGATCAATGCGCCGACGATGCCCCCCCGCGTTGCAACGACCTGATCGTGAAGGACCTGGGGAACGGACAGGTGAAGAACCTGACCCGCGGGTTCGATGGCGAAATTCCCGGAGACTATGAGATATTGCCCGACGGCGACCTGCTGATGGCGATCGGCGTACACACGCGCACCCGGCTGGCCCGCATGTCGACTCGCACGGGCGCGGTGAGCTGGATCGAAACCGGCCAGCCGGTCGCCTTCGCCCCCGCCACCAATGCGCGCCAGAGTGGCTGGGCATTCCTCACCGCCGGGCCGACTCAGCCGACCACGGCGATGCTGCTGCCCCGCCTCAATGCGAAACCGGTCGCGCTGGCCGCGCCCGCCCTGGTCCCGGCGCGCTGGCCCAAAGTGCCGTCGCACCTGATCAGCTGGCAGAATGAAGGGCTGACGATCGAAGGCTTGCTCTATCTGCCCACGATCGCGCCAGGCAAGAAAGCGCCGCTGGTGGTCAGCATCCATGGCGGCCCGGCCGGTCGTTTCCAGGACGGCTATGACAATCTCGTCCAGATGCTGGTCGCCGAAGGCTGGGCGGTGTTCCAGCCCAATATCCGCGGCAGCACCGGCTATGGTGCAAAATTCACCGCGGCGAACAAGAATGATATGGGCGGAGCCGATTACCGCGACGTGATGACCGGCGTGGATGCGGTGCTCAAAAGCCATCCGCTCGACGCCAGTCGCATGGCGCTGATCGGCTATAGCTATGGCGGGGAAATGGCCGGCTTCGTCGTCGGCAAGACCGACCGGTTCAAGGCGATCGTCTCGGGCGCGCCGGTGATCAACCAGTTCAGCGAATATGGCACGGAGGACGGCAGCTTCTACGACCGCTGGTATTACGGCAAGCCGTGGATCAACTTCGCCGATGCGTGGCGCCAGAGCCCGTTATCGACCGTCGCCACCGCCAAGACGCCGTTCCTGCTGCTGCAGGGCGACAAGGACGTCACCGACCCGCTCGGCCAGTCGCTCGAAATGTACCGCGCGCTGAAACAGACCCATGTGCCGGTCGCTCTGGTCGTCTATCCGCGCGAAGGCCATGGCGAGACCGGCGGCAATTTCCGCGCGATGGTCAGCCAGGAGCCATGGCACGGCGTCGATCTGCGCCGCCGTATGTTCGGTTTCCTGCGCGCCGCCTTTGCCGGGGAACCTGACCCGCTCGCGGCGGCGCGCAAGGATGTACCATGAGGCGGGTAAGGCATCCGGGCCTATCGGCATCGGCCTGAGTTGCGATCGGGCGGCGCTTCAGCACAACGGGATCAAACATCAGAGCGATTTCGTGCTGAGTTGCCCACCCCCCTTCCGTTCGCTCCGAGCTTGTCGAAGGCTGCTCTTCTCTCTCCGACGCAGGACAAGAAGGACGGTGCTTCGACAAGCTCAGCATGTACGGGGAAGGTGTTTCCGGCCAAGCCGATGGCGCACCAAGCATCGGTGCGGCCTGCTGGCTGTTCCTGGCTGTTATTTCGGGAAATGAATTTTACTGGCTGTTAAATTGGATTTTCCGGCCAGAATATGTAGCTATTTTAGTATCTTGCAGGGGTCTGGCTGTTCCCGAATAACAGCCAGGTAACAGCCAGCATAACAGCGAACGGAACAGTCAGGAACAGCGAGCACGCTGGCTGTTCGGGCCGGAACAGTCAGCAGCAAAAAGTCTTCCAGTCATGAGAAAGAGCGCGGGCGAAAAGCCCGAAGGCTTCGCGCCCGCGACCGCTCTCCCACGATCATTCGTCAGGTTGAATCGACGGTCAAAGTCATGCCGCACCCTGGCCGTCATTTGTCCCGGATGTGCGGGGTCGGCCTATTCCGTGCCCGGCTTCCAGTCATTGTCGACCATCTTCCAGCCCGACTCGCTGTCCTTCTTGTCGGCCATATGGGCCTTTGCGTCGGCAGCGCTGGCGCTCGCCCAGCAGATCGCCTGTCCGCTGATCCCCGGCACTGTCTTGGTCAGATATTTGGAATAGGCATCCGCGGTCGCCTTGTCGCTCGGTCCCTGATAAATCGAGGAGAAATGGATCTGCTCCTTGTCGTAATCCTTCAGGGTGCAATAGGCGAAGGCGCCGGTGCCACTCGCCTGTGCCGGTAACGCCACGCCGGCACCCATCGCTATTGCCAAACCGGCCACGGCCATGATCCTGATCATCGCATTCTCTCCCATCCGTCGATCTTTCGACTCCGGGTGATTTTACTCTCTTGAGGATGGCACTCAAGAGGCGGTGGCACCGATCCGACCGTATCATGTTCCCAACCCCCGCTCGATGACCGCGCTCGATTCAACCCGGTCGATTCTGCGCCCACACCAGCATTGCGGAACGTCGCTATCGGGATCCAGCACGATCAGGCTGGCCATCAGATCAAGGATTTGCCATGCCCAATCCATTCGAAGACATGCCGGCCATCCCCGTCCGGAACATAATACCAGCCGCTGAACCAGTCATCGAGCCAGTCGCCGGGACCGATGACGATCCGACCCCCAAGCTAGGCGATGCCATGATTGGCGCGGATATCGGCCCAGGCACGGACGAGCGCACCGCATCCGACCCGGGCGTGGCCCGCCGCCGCCTGACGATGCAAATTTATACGCGGATGATGACCGATCTGACCGTGCTGACCGGCGGTACGCGCTTGCCGACCGATGAGGAAATCGACGACGCACTGAATCGCGCGGCACGGGCGCACGGACTCCGCAGTCGAGCCTCGGCACGGCGTCAAGTAGCACCGCAGCTCCCGGTCAGTGACCCCCTTCCGCAAGGCGACGCCATTCCCGCCAGTGTTTTTTGGGCGGGCCTCACCAATATGGCGTCCCTTGCCCAACCGACAGGGAATGATCTTGCGCCAGACCATCAGATCACGTCGCCCGGCTTGCGGCTTGATGAAGCGATGCTGCGATCGATCGACGACGCGGCGGCGATCGAGAATGACGACACCGGCACCGAAGCAACCAGCCCGGCACAGGGCGGGGCAGCCCGTAATCCCCGCGATCTGGTGTCACCTGGCCCCAACGGCAGCGGCGATATCGCCACGGCCTTTCTCCGTCGCGCCGAAAATCCGGACGCACCCGACTGGCTAGAGAATCATATCAGCGAATTCTCCCTTGAACCAACAGTGGAGAATTTCACCAATTCCGGAGATTTCGACCGTATCGCGGCGGTCAGGGACCAGGCGCGTGCCTATGCCCAAGCCGACCAGACTCGCACCAATACGCGGCAGTTCGCCGATCGCCTGACCCAATGGCTCGACGAGCGGGGCTATGGGCCCGACATCGTGATCACCGCCAACCCGCGCCGCAACACAGTCGTCACCGATTCGGATGCGGCATTGGGCGCTCTGTCATCGCACTACGAAACCGGTGGGCGTGGGCCGGGCACCATTTCGACAGGTCAAGGTGATGCCGGCGGTATATCTTATGGCAGTTATCAGCTTTCGACCAATAAGGGCATGGCAAAGAAATTCGTCGAAAGCCGCGAAGCGAAGGCCTGGGCAGAGAAATTTCGGGGACTGACGCCGGGCACGCCGGCTTTCAGCAAACGCTGGCGAGAGATCGCAGTGCGCGACCGCGACACCTTTCAGGCGGCACAGCACGCTTTCATCCTCAAGACTCATTACAGCCCCGTCGTCGCGGCAATCCGCGCGAAAAAGAAAGACGGCCTCAACTTCAATTCGCGCAGCCAGGCAGTTCGCAATGCGGTGTGGTCGGCCGCGGTGCAGCATGGCGGCGCAGTGAGATTTCTGAATCGCGCCGTGAACGCCACCGATGCGGCATTTTTGCGCACCGATCCGGGTTACGACGCAGCGTTGATCGACAATATCTATGATGCGCGAATTGCCTATGTAACGGCGGAACGTAACAGGCAGGCTAACGTAGCAAACCTAGAACGCCGCCCTGACAAAAAGAACAAGCTGCAGGGCCAGGTGAAACAACTCACCGATGTCATCAAGAATCGCTATCCGAGCGAACGCGCGGCGGCGCAGCAGATGCTCCGCGACGAACGACGCCGTGCGGCGCGGGTGCCGTGAGGTTGCGACACTTTCCCCATTAAGATGTTGCCATAATGTTCCAATCCCCATAGGCTGCAACTGGTACATGTTTGCCAGCCATGGGGTGGGACCAATGTTGCTTCTGACGTTACTTCTCGCCGCCGAGGCCCACTATTCCAGCCCTTATGATGCCATCGGCAAAGCTTTCGACAGATGTGTTGACGCGGCAGCCGAAAGTCCTGATTTCGATGCGGACTATGCCCAGTGCAGCAAAGCCGAGTTGAAAGCGCGCGACGCGGCGCTCAGCCGCCGATATGCGATCGTCATGAAACGGTCCTCGCCTGCCCAGCGCGAGAGGCTGCGCGCATCGGAACGTCTGTGGATCCAAGAACGCGATCAGAACTGCCAGGCCGAAGCGAATGCTTTCCGGGCCGAAGCAAATGCTTTGAAACCGGGCGCGTGGGACCATATGTTTCGGACATGCTTGACCCGTTACACGTGGAAACGCACCGAATGGCTAGAGACCCAATAAAGCCTTTTTGACGATCAGACCAAGGCGAGAAACCAGATCACCAGATCGTGCCCGCCTATCGCTGCGTCCATACCGGGCAATGAGGATGAGGGTGCCGAATCAGGCGCATATCCTTCACCCGTTGCCCAGATCACGATATAATCCCCCCTCTTCACTCCCACCGCGCTGCCGCCCATAACGCTCGGGATCCAGCCACCCCGGCACCGCCCGCGGCTGCACCGGCTCCGCAAAGGTACACGCCAGCGCATCGCCATCATCGGGCGACGCCAGCCCGCGCGCCTTCATATGGTCCTTCTTTTCCAGCATCACCGCCTGCTCCGCGTCGAAGCCATATTCCGGGCCGGTCAGGTCGTCCTCCAGGCCCTGGTGGTCGGGGATGCAGCCGCTTTCCAGCCAGTGGCGCATATTGGTCCACATCTCGGCGCGTTTGTTGGCGACGCGGATGCGGGTGCCGCCGGATCCGCCGGCGTTCCAGTTCGCCTCGCGCACGCGGGTGCTGCCGAACCAGACCTCGCTGACCAGGATATCGGGCAGCAATTGCCGCAGCCGATCGATCACCGCCGCGCCGATATTGCCGGCATCGACAAAGATCGCATCGGGTTTCCACCGGCCCGCCTCGACCGCGATGTCGCCGGCAAGCGTCATGCTGTCCATATGATGCCAGCGCTTCCACGGCCGCGAGCGCGCATCGCGGCCGCAACGGATCGCGAGCGTCGAATGATCGTCGCCGAAGCGCGCGCAATCGACCCCGAAGATCACCGGATCGGTGCCCAGCGCCGGGGCGGGCTCACGCGTGCGCGCGGCGCTTACCACCGCGCGCTCGATGAACTGCATCGACGAGGCGCTGGGGAATTGCCCGAGCACGCGCACCCGCACCAGGTCGCTGTCCAGGCCATAGGTCGCGACCAGTTCGCCGAGATAGGCCTTGTTGGTGCCCTCTACCGTGCGGCTGTCGATCTGCGCGGTATTCCACAGATCGCGCTGCTTGCCGAACAGGCCACGAAAGGTGCCGGTGCTCTGTGTCGGGTTGCCGAAGGCCAGAAAGATGATCTCGGTGTCCGCATCGGTCAGCGCGCCCAACGCGACTTCCCACACCTTCGCGTTGATGCCGCTTGCCTCGTCGAAGACCAGTACGATGCGCTTGCCCATGTTGTGCAGCCCGGCGAACGCCTCGGTATTGCTGGTCGACCAGGTGACCAGGTCGGCGCGCCATGACCGTTCATGCCCCTTCCTGGTCGAGGACAGCGCAGTCGCGGTGGCGGTGAACCAGTCCGAGGTGATCGACAGATTGGCCCATTTGGCAATCTCCGGCCCGGTCTTGGTAAGCAGCTGGCTCTCCGTATTGGCGGTCAGGATGATGCGCGTGTCCACGCATGTGTCGAGCGCCCATTTGACCACCATCGCGATCAGCGCGGACTTGCCGATGCCATGGCCGGAGGCGCGCGCGATGCGGCATGGCCGGTGGCGTGTCGCGGAACCGGTCAGATGCTCACCGATCGCCTCCAGCACCTCCCGCTGCCATTTTCGCGGGCCGCTGACGCCGCTCA includes:
- a CDS encoding terminase; translated protein: MIDGERDLIREMARLTHSPLGHAELVYPWGQGVLSGVSGPRKWQREVLEAIGEHLTGSATRHRPCRIARASGHGIGKSALIAMVVKWALDTCVDTRIILTANTESQLLTKTGPEIAKWANLSITSDWFTATATALSSTRKGHERSWRADLVTWSTSNTEAFAGLHNMGKRIVLVFDEASGINAKVWEVALGALTDADTEIIFLAFGNPTQSTGTFRGLFGKQRDLWNTAQIDSRTVEGTNKAYLGELVATYGLDSDLVRVRVLGQFPSASSMQFIERAVVSAARTREPAPALGTDPVIFGVDCARFGDDHSTLAIRCGRDARSRPWKRWHHMDSMTLAGDIAVEAGRWKPDAIFVDAGNIGAAVIDRLRQLLPDILVSEVWFGSTRVREANWNAGGSGGTRIRVANKRAEMWTNMRHWLESGCIPDHQGLEDDLTGPEYGFDAEQAVMLEKKDHMKARGLASPDDGDALACTFAEPVQPRAVPGWLDPERYGRQRGGSEEGGLYRDLGNG
- a CDS encoding alpha/beta hydrolase family protein, which translates into the protein MTTGLRNGTWRRVRLAALLMLASTGAWPVAAADPPPFAMNEEVRTEVRAMRGIALAPDGRSVLAAITETTANGGLPHLWLLAPGAAPRQLTFRTGERGESEGRFLPDGSILFLATRDGARALYRLPTAGGEPDQFKLGKAGTALTARWNGAAMKDALPVSGYAVSPDGRTIALWAEDPETAEVKARRERKDDGYAHDIPDHRTHLYLVDTATGAARAVPVGGVFSTVDWSFDGADLVVATDPDSDETGPDARFWRIDPATLAVSPIDVPRTAKGVAFLPGRNRLVYTDQCADDAPPRCNDLIVKDLGNGQVKNLTRGFDGEIPGDYEILPDGDLLMAIGVHTRTRLARMSTRTGAVSWIETGQPVAFAPATNARQSGWAFLTAGPTQPTTAMLLPRLNAKPVALAAPALVPARWPKVPSHLISWQNEGLTIEGLLYLPTIAPGKKAPLVVSIHGGPAGRFQDGYDNLVQMLVAEGWAVFQPNIRGSTGYGAKFTAANKNDMGGADYRDVMTGVDAVLKSHPLDASRMALIGYSYGGEMAGFVVGKTDRFKAIVSGAPVINQFSEYGTEDGSFYDRWYYGKPWINFADAWRQSPLSTVATAKTPFLLLQGDKDVTDPLGQSLEMYRALKQTHVPVALVVYPREGHGETGGNFRAMVSQEPWHGVDLRRRMFGFLRAAFAGEPDPLAAARKDVP
- a CDS encoding alpha/beta hydrolase family protein; this encodes MPIPPLIVALAMLSASPTPDAVSARTPQAPPPVAAASDTISFARYVLPDGTAPAIEAGIWAPRDLSARLRPLVVISHGTGGDFRSHHDMAEALARAGFIVAALTHGGDNWRDRSRTTDMAGRSRQLSVLIDYMLDTWEGRAAIDPKRIGAFGFSAGAFTVLIAAGGTPDLTRVAEHCRLHPAFYDCKLMAAHPARAESARWIHDTRIKAIVAAAPALGFTFTRRGLVGVTRPVQLWQAGADRVLPAPWYAEPVRDALPGAPEFHDVAGADHFDFLPPCAAPLAAAAPVICAATPGFDRAAFHERFNREVTRFLLATL
- a CDS encoding LytTR family DNA-binding domain-containing protein, with the protein product MDSAGTWQKSWHKVATGVAVSTLLGVALGAIGPFGSYFNAILPVRIAYWVACLWIGWLAFGIGVPFLSAWAGRRALPVWLWAPPAIAILAVLPAMASRILALRLWPMIARVSWLEWYGQCLLLSALVTLGMLWRTRPLERGAIPGTPPDIEPDPASADPRDRLPAHLGRDIRCLQMEDHYVRVHTAHGSALVLMSLSQAITGLKDVEGVQTHRSWWVARSAITGMVEDGRNLRLRLDGGLEAPVSRARVGLLRDAGWLASAAV
- a CDS encoding lysozyme inhibitor LprI family protein yields the protein MLLLTLLLAAEAHYSSPYDAIGKAFDRCVDAAAESPDFDADYAQCSKAELKARDAALSRRYAIVMKRSSPAQRERLRASERLWIQERDQNCQAEANAFRAEANALKPGAWDHMFRTCLTRYTWKRTEWLETQ